A single Amphiura filiformis chromosome 8, Afil_fr2py, whole genome shotgun sequence DNA region contains:
- the LOC140159190 gene encoding LOW QUALITY PROTEIN: uncharacterized protein (The sequence of the model RefSeq protein was modified relative to this genomic sequence to represent the inferred CDS: deleted 4 bases in 2 codons; substituted 1 base at 1 genomic stop codon): protein MATSDDITNDTVLKVKYLQEKLSAETPPDNHLMMKILKKLCQLPVTVAILQDTGIGKDINGLKKQEGKIGSLARDLVQNWKTMVRTANRENKIMPKSHPETPNVAEKAKDEKTVDKQPSWSGSTAHVGRIPKIKVEKHSDGNETKPDKTSGQNTKVKSPPSEGKKKEIHSQSPSKRKADDSHNHSNKIKKEEETSPSRGLLVETVYAGSSRTARLNSSYNAFIQNTTTPDRCDSESDDPDSARSHPLDEVKKKLKTKDERVDHKEKRSHHSVSDSEDAVSDTEHPLDKLKKKRASLEKRLQNRESAEDSVSDTEHPLDKLKKKRASLEKRLQHRESSEDSVSDTEHPLDKHKKNKASLKKKKVHRGDSSEDSVSDTEHPLDKLKKKKASPKKRLKHRRSSGSSSRSSSSDRDNSEEKRRKAYSSDSEDSFSTKTHPLERSIKKERKSDGSGSESSNRYSDSEDSLIGKEHPLDNPKKIKKEISSNSDSDSHYTKMKAKSKSSSKNEKMSSNKKKKITIELNTIQALVRLKARIKPQVPNQQKIPSINLIVTKRKVIHHRLAVKXSEPVDVSRDKSEQKSSLEFDSSPLAEAYDFSKVVSSSEDEIAKPVTTDASMDITKEKPVDSKNSVSAEKKPVKPKRKKKIVDDSEKTFENTGMSFAACLGALYPVKKLKRKPAAKPAASKPNSASNEKTDPKISMKKVDEKVSKVSSPTESKVNSKDAKKDEKGHHGSSKTSVSPHNETDGKDHGHKTSHHSRDKSSSKKDHKSPPHKSNHHVSSENGRGSWTNSDESSGGRSSDDDSDVSPAREMSNHMKSKTSHSDHSNSSVKIKKENLKDSSHSNSSKDSHHSRSSSKHKSSSHKEKHRSDSSHDKHRSASSHDKHKSDSSEDEHLSESSPKDKHRSESSHKDKHRSESSHKDKHRSESSHKDKHRSESSHKDKERSESSHKDKHKSESSHKDKHKSESSHKDKDRSESSHKDKHRSESSHKDKHRSESSHKDKERSGSSHKDKHKSESSHKDKHRSESNHEDKDRSESSHKDKRRSESSHKDKDRSESSHKDKHKSESFHKDKHRSESSHKDKHRSESSHKDKHSSESSHKDKHRSDSSKSSGKHHKDKEHHSSSSSSHKKNNKHDSMHDRRTDEVTDNGTTRRKSREESRMERKRKWSTSGDETITRSPKAKKETTEILFNLPDIQPDYKPVHMPIIEPRKIQEMKMDDPAKMIASRHNRTKVFSGKKTQHVLTSVPRLFDQCMGILCDNIDALDEVGGVPADILRPVLERCTFHQLFHLEDVNPHFLEDTDDLWRKHAERDFRNKKPDEFENWREFFIRRFDEREAKLKSLSANIKASMAAKDTGRLTKMAFMDGHAKPPRNVKRAQNTHGTHTGDFVPRPPCSSASRTPKEDDSDSSHRSRSRVSSVSGGGALARSVIQHRAQPKTIKVVAPMMQKSLKLFKKTQSRR from the exons ATGGCTACCTCTGATGACATCACCAATGACACAGTACTCAAAGTGAAGTACTTGCAGGAGAAACTATCAGCTGAGACTCCGCCTGATAACCATTTG atgatgaagattttgaagaAGTTGTGTCAGCTGCCAGTTACTGTGGCCATACTACAG GACACAGGTATTGGCAAGGACAtcaatggtttgaaaaaacaGGAAGGAAAAATAGGTAGCTTAGCTCGTGACCTTGTCCAGAACTGGAAAACTATGGTCCGCACTGCCAACAGGGAAAACAAAATTATGCCAAAATCACATCCAGAAACGCCAAATGTGGCGGAGAAAGCAAAAGATGAAAAGACGGTGGATAAGCAGCCCTCATGGTCGGGTTCAACTGCCCACGTTGGACGTATAccaaaaattaaagttgagaaacATTCAGATGGGAATGAAACTAAGCCGGATAAAACCAGCGGTCAGAATACTAAAGTCAAATCTCCTCCCAGTGAGGGCAAGAAGAAAGAGATACACTCACAAAGCCCATCGAAAAGGAAAGCAGACGATTCACACAACCATTCGAACAAAATCAAGAAAGAGGAGGAGACTTCTCCAAGTCGAGGACTGCTAGTCGAAACTGTGTATGCTGGGAGCTCTCGTACAGCTCGTCTGAACAGTAGTTACAATGCTTTTATACAAAATACTACGACTCCAGATCGTTGCGATTCTGAATCGGACGATCCTGACAGTGCAAGATCTCATCCTCTCGATGAggtcaaaaagaaacttaaaactAAAGACGAACGGGTTGATCATAAGGAGAAAAGGTCACATCACAGTGTGTCAGACTCGGAGGATGCTGTTAGTGACACAGAACATCCTCTAGATAAGCTAAAAAAGAAAAGAGCGAGTCTGGAGAAGAGGTTACAAAATCGTGAAAGTGCGGAAGATTCTGTAAGTGACACAGAACATCCTCTAGATAAGCTAAAAAAGAAAAGAGCAAGTCTGGAGAAGAGGTTACAACATCGTGAAAGCTCAGAAGATTCTGTCAGTGACACAGAACATCCTCTTGATAAACATAAAAAGAACAAGGCAAgtttgaagaagaagaaggtaCACCGTGGTGACAGCTCAGAAGATTCTGTCAGTGACACAGAACACCCTCTTGataaactgaaaaagaaaaaggCAAGTCCAAAGAAGAGACTAAAACATCGCAGAAGCTCTGGAAGCAGTTCCAGATCGTCAAGTAGTGATAGAGATAATTCAGAAGAGAAGCGTCGTAAGGCATATTCTTCTGATTCCGAAGACTCTTTCAGCACTAAGACGCATCCTTTGGAAAGGAGCATCAAGAAAGAGAGAAAGTCGGATGGTAGCGGTAGCGAGTCATCTAATAGGTATTCCGATTCAGAAGATTCCTTGATCGGTAAGGAGCATCCATTGGATAATCCAAAGAAGATCAAGAAAGAAATCTCTTCGAATTCAGACAGCGATTCACACTACACTAAGATGAAAGCGAAAAGTAAATCATCGTCCAAGAATGAGAAAATGTcttctaataaaaaaaaaaagatcaccaTAGAACTAAACACGATACAAGCTCTCGTAAGATTAAAGGCGAGAATAAAACCACAAGTGCCAAACCAGCAAAAGATTCCATCCATAAATCTGATAGTCACAAAAAGAAAAGTCATTCATCATCGTCTAGCAGTCAAATAA AGCGAACCTGTGGATGTTTCCAGGGATAAATCAGAGCAAAAATCATCCTTGGAGTTCGACTCCAGTCCTCTGGCAGAGGCATATGATTTCAGCAAAGTGGTTTCCTCGTCAGAAGATGAGATAGCTAAACCAGTCACAACAGATGCTTCCATGGATATAACCAAGGAGAAgccagttgatagcaaaaacagTGTATCAGCAGAAAAGAAACCGGTCAAaccaaagagaaaaaagaaaattgtgGATGATTCAgagaaaacatttgaaaacacaGGTATGTCATTTGCTGCTTGCCTTGGGGCATTGTATCCAGTGAAAAAGTTGAAAAGGAAACCTGCTGCTAAACCAGCTGCTTCTAAGCCAAACAGTGCATCTAATGAGAAAACTGATCCCAAGATTTCAATGAAGAAAGTCGATGAAAAAGTGTCCAAGGTGTCAAGCCCTACGGAGAGCAAAGTCAATTCTAAAGATGCTAAGAAAGATGAAAAAGGTCACCATGGTTCCAGTAAGACATCAGTATCTCCTCACAATGAAACTGATGGTAAAGACCACGGGCACAAGACATCGCATCACAGCCGTGATAAGAGTTCATCCAAAAAGGATCATAAATCGCCACCACATAAAAGTAACCATCATGTTAGCTCTGAAAATGGAAGAGGCAGTTGGACGAATTCAGATGAAAGTTCCGGCGGCCGCTCATCCGATGATGATTCCGATGTAAGTCCAGCAAGAGAAATGAGCAACCATATGAAATCAAAGACTTCGCATTCGGATCATTCTAATAGTTCAGTAAAGATTAAGAAAGAGAATCTTAAGGATTCTTCTCATTCGAATAGCTCAAAAGACTCTCATCATTCACGCAGCTCCAGTAAACATAAAAGTTCCTCTCATAAGGAGAAACATAGGTCAGATTCTTCTCACGACAAACATAGGTCGGCTTCTTCTCATGACAAACATAAGTCAGATTCTTCTGAAGACGAACATTTGTCTGAATCTTCTCCCAAAGACAAACATAGGTCTGAATCTTCTCACAAGGACAAACATAGGTCTGAATCTTCTCACAAGGACAAACATAGGTCTGAATCTTCTCACAAGGACAAACATAGGTCTGAATCTTCTCACAAGGACAAAGAGAGGTCTGAATCTTCTCACAAGGACAAACATAAGTCTGAATCTTCTCACAAGGACAAACATAAGTCTGAATCTTCTCACAAGGACAAAGATAGGTCTGAATCTTCTCACAAGGACAAACATAGGTCTGAATCTTCTCACAAGGACAAACATAGGTCTGAATCTTCTCACAAGGACAAAGAGAGGTCTGGATCTTCTCACAAGGACAAACATAAGTCTGAATCTTCTCACAAGGACAAACATAGGTCTGAATCTAATCACGAGGACAAAGATAGGTCTGAATCTTCTCACAAGGATAAACGTAGGTCTGAATCTTCTCATAAGGACAAAGATAGGTCTGAATCTTCTCACAAGGACAAACATAAGTCTGAATCTTTTCACAAGGACAAACATAGGTCCGAATCTTCTCACAAGGACAAACATAGGTCTGAATCTTCTCATAAGGACAAACATAGCTCTGAATCTTCTCACAAGGACAAACATAGGTCCGATTCTAGTAAATCTTCAGGAAAGCATCATAAAGATAAAGAGCATCATAGTTCTAGCAGTAGTAGCCATAAGAAGAATAATAAACATGATTCAATGCATGATAGAAGAACTGATGAAGTGACAGATAATGGGACAACTAGACGCAAATCAAGAGAAGAGAGTCGTATGGAGCGGAAGCGGAAATGGAGTACAAGTGGGGATGAAACTATCACCAGAAGCCCTAAG GCAAAGAAAGAGACTAcagaaattttatttaatttgccAGACATCCAACCAGACTACAAGCCTGTACACATGCCTATCATTGAACCAAGGAAAATACAAG AAATGAAGATGGATGACCCGGCTAAAATGATTGCATCACGTCATAACAGAACCAAAGTTTTCTCAGGAAAAAAAACACAACATGTGTTAACAA GTGTCCCCAGGCTGTTTGATCAGTGCATGGGAATCCTGTGTGATAATATAGATG CATTGGATGAGGTAGGAGGTGTGCCAGCAGATATCTTGAGACCAGTACTAGAACGATGTACCTTTCAT CAACTATTCCATCTGGAAGATGTAAATCCA CATTTTCTGGAAGACACAGATGACTTGTGGAGAAAACATGCAGAGAgagattttaggaacaaaaaacCTGATGAATTTGAAAATTGGAGGGAATTCTTTATC aGACGTTTTGATGAAAGAGAAGCAAAACTGAAATCGCTGTCTGCAAACATCAAGGCTTCAATGGCAGCCAAAGACACAG GTCGATTGACAAAGATGGCCTTCATGGATGGGCATGCGAAACCTCCACGCAATGTGAAGCGAGCTCAGAACACTCACGGCACCCACACAGGGGATTTTGTTCCTAGACCTCCATGTTCTTCAGCATCTCGTACACCCAAGGAAGATGACAGTGATAGTAGTCACAGAAGCAGAAGTAGGGTTAGTAGCGTAAGTGGAGGAGGGGCACTGGCAAGAAGTGTAATTCAGCACAGGGCTCAACCCAAAA CTATCAAAGTTGTCGCTCCTATGATGCAGAAGTCTCTCAAGTTGTTCAAGAAAACGCAGAGTCGTCGCTGA